One genomic segment of Nonomuraea coxensis DSM 45129 includes these proteins:
- a CDS encoding serine/threonine-protein kinase: MGVVHLAVDPQGRQVAVKVLRGEVAGDEVARRRLSREVETMRRVRSTYIAEVVDADVTGHRPYIVTRYVPGRPLDEIVKDDGPLDLPALIRVAHGVASALASVHSVGVIHRDLKPGNVLILDGEPVLIDFGIAQAVDATRLTQTGMFIGTPGYLAPEIIEGQEAGPEVDVHAWAGTLLYAATGQPPFGKGTLEMIFYNITAGKADISAAPATLQPLLKAAFQRNPAKRPKAAELAEQTARMLPQPPPGSVPDEISTVPRPPETPPPHLADRPSYDVSTPAVTPRRLLDGQERQPTVPPRDQPYVSLLPGQDGPNPTGPNPGGAHPGVPVESLLGDGGDPWPTRRVTPEELRRIQRENAATPPQQSPGQQSGQSPLQQSGQQSGQPWAGWQGGGPPVPPGEADVPTRRVRPGSPDYGRLNAGPELGRPASGPSGPNFPGAHLPGQGAGLDAARLTPGAAGPVPDAGRMAPGHDPAARVGQGPDASEYGRPGPTPMQPPPYIPAQPHYHPDPTQREPYLPGVVPGNPLQRSRAYGVAGGMLLVIMVVAAALAPLLVAIVAVPIAVLLRAADLAQPQLAGRRPAGAAALDVLRVFAHPAALVKSAGITLALTLYALILGLPVTLLLTVATDTDPSNALAWGAAVALWTVCAGPGVEGPGKQMRRTLASLVPSRTAAMVMAGVLAAVAALSLILAFSTFGAEPRGAGWTPLNVDPVTQQLTDLRGNTGG; encoded by the coding sequence ATGGGCGTTGTCCACCTCGCTGTCGACCCGCAGGGGCGGCAGGTGGCGGTCAAGGTCCTGCGTGGCGAGGTCGCCGGCGACGAGGTCGCCAGGCGGCGGCTTTCGCGCGAGGTCGAGACCATGCGCCGGGTGCGCAGCACGTACATCGCCGAAGTGGTCGACGCCGATGTGACCGGTCATCGCCCCTACATCGTCACCCGTTACGTGCCCGGCCGTCCGCTCGACGAGATCGTCAAGGACGACGGGCCGCTCGACCTGCCCGCGCTGATCCGGGTCGCGCACGGCGTGGCCTCGGCGCTGGCCTCGGTGCACTCGGTGGGCGTGATCCACCGCGACCTCAAGCCGGGCAACGTGCTGATCCTGGACGGCGAGCCCGTCCTCATCGACTTCGGCATCGCGCAGGCGGTCGACGCGACCCGGCTGACGCAGACCGGCATGTTCATCGGCACGCCCGGCTACCTCGCGCCCGAGATCATCGAGGGCCAGGAGGCCGGGCCCGAGGTCGACGTGCACGCCTGGGCGGGCACGCTGCTCTACGCCGCGACAGGCCAGCCGCCCTTCGGCAAGGGCACGCTGGAGATGATCTTCTACAACATCACCGCGGGCAAGGCCGACATCAGCGCGGCCCCGGCGACGCTGCAGCCGCTGCTCAAGGCGGCCTTCCAGCGCAACCCGGCCAAGCGGCCCAAGGCGGCCGAGCTGGCCGAGCAGACGGCCCGGATGCTGCCGCAGCCGCCGCCGGGCAGCGTTCCCGACGAGATCTCGACCGTGCCGCGCCCGCCGGAGACCCCGCCGCCGCACCTCGCCGACCGGCCGTCGTACGACGTCTCCACGCCGGCGGTCACGCCGCGGCGGCTGCTCGACGGGCAGGAGCGGCAGCCCACGGTCCCGCCGCGGGACCAGCCGTACGTGTCGCTGCTGCCCGGCCAGGACGGTCCCAACCCGACCGGCCCCAACCCGGGCGGGGCGCACCCAGGCGTGCCCGTGGAGAGCCTGCTCGGTGACGGCGGCGACCCCTGGCCCACCCGCCGGGTGACGCCCGAGGAGCTGCGCCGCATCCAGCGCGAGAACGCCGCGACGCCGCCTCAGCAGTCACCGGGGCAGCAGTCCGGCCAGTCGCCCCTGCAGCAGTCCGGGCAGCAGTCCGGGCAGCCCTGGGCCGGCTGGCAGGGCGGCGGTCCTCCCGTGCCGCCCGGCGAGGCCGACGTGCCCACCCGCCGGGTCCGTCCCGGCTCGCCCGACTACGGCAGGCTCAACGCCGGCCCGGAGCTGGGCCGCCCGGCGTCCGGCCCTTCGGGGCCCAACTTTCCTGGCGCTCACCTCCCCGGGCAGGGGGCGGGGCTCGACGCGGCGAGGCTCACCCCGGGGGCGGCGGGGCCCGTCCCCGACGCCGGCCGGATGGCCCCGGGCCACGACCCGGCGGCCCGCGTGGGCCAGGGCCCCGACGCCTCCGAGTACGGCCGCCCCGGCCCCACGCCGATGCAGCCGCCGCCCTACATCCCGGCGCAGCCGCACTACCATCCCGACCCGACGCAGCGGGAGCCTTACCTGCCGGGCGTGGTCCCCGGCAACCCGCTCCAGCGGTCACGGGCGTACGGCGTGGCCGGCGGGATGCTGCTGGTCATCATGGTCGTGGCGGCGGCCCTGGCGCCCCTGCTGGTGGCGATCGTGGCCGTCCCGATCGCGGTGCTGCTGCGCGCGGCCGACCTCGCGCAGCCCCAGCTCGCCGGCCGTCGCCCGGCCGGCGCGGCGGCGCTCGACGTGCTGCGGGTCTTCGCCCACCCGGCCGCGCTGGTCAAGTCGGCGGGCATCACGCTCGCCCTCACGCTCTACGCGCTCATTCTGGGGCTGCCGGTGACGCTGCTGCTCACGGTGGCCACCGACACCGACCCGTCCAACGCCCTGGCCTGGGGCGCGGCGGTCGCGTTGTGGACGGTCTGCGCGGGGCCCGGGGTCGAGGGCCCCGGCAAGCAGATGCGCAGAACGCTCGCATCGCTCGTACCCTCGAGAACAGCGGCGATGGTGATGGCGGGAGTTCTGGCGGCGGTCGCCGCGCTCTCGCTGATCCTCGCTTTCAGCACGTTCGGGGCCGAGCCAAGGGGGGCTGGATGGACTCCGCTGAACGTCGACCCAGTGACGCAGCAACTGACGGACCTGAGGGGGAACACCGGGGGATGA
- a CDS encoding YbaK/EbsC family protein, with protein MSLHWVPATERADLLAGPVARAVTAVGGVEVAEIDPDLADTAAFCERYGVRLDESANCVIVAAKRGGETRYAACMVLATMRADVNGVVRRHLDARKASFAPMAEAVELTGMEYGGITPIGLPEDWPVLVDAHVAEHARVVIGSGLRRSKLALPGPALAGLKRAEVLPLAV; from the coding sequence ATGAGCTTGCACTGGGTGCCCGCCACCGAACGCGCCGACCTGCTGGCCGGCCCGGTGGCACGGGCCGTGACGGCGGTCGGCGGCGTCGAGGTGGCCGAGATCGACCCCGATCTGGCCGACACCGCGGCGTTCTGCGAGCGTTACGGCGTGCGCCTCGACGAGTCCGCCAACTGCGTGATCGTGGCCGCCAAGCGGGGCGGCGAGACCCGCTACGCCGCCTGCATGGTGCTCGCGACCATGCGGGCCGACGTCAACGGCGTGGTGCGCAGGCACCTCGACGCCCGCAAGGCGAGCTTCGCGCCGATGGCCGAGGCCGTCGAGCTGACCGGCATGGAATACGGCGGCATCACCCCGATCGGCCTGCCCGAGGACTGGCCGGTCCTGGTGGACGCGCACGTCGCCGAGCACGCCAGGGTGGTGATCGGCAGCGGGCTGCGCCGCTCGAAACTGGCGCTTCCCGGCCCGGCGCTCGCCGGGCTGAAGCGCGCCGAGGTCCTGCCGCTGGCGGTCTGA
- a CDS encoding flavin monoamine oxidase family protein, translating into MERAALTRRGLLIGIGAAGGAGAMYAAMGALGLAPSEQDKAFTPPRQGDFTLSGRGTAKVVILGAGVAGLTAAYELGKAGYDCTVLEAREKAGGRNLTLRGGDRLPELNGPAQQAAFGEGQYFNAGPGRIAPWMLTLDYCRELGVPVEVFVNHNASAYVHTGGRTVRVRAARADLYGYVAELLAKATDRGALDRTVSAQDRERLLDFLRRFGDLGPKLDYVGSARRGFATNPGIAPGTLDAPLSLTDVLAAGTGRLVLNDFGHDMATPMFQPVGGMDAIVVKLVEAVGADRVRTGAKVTGITTLADGVEIVWDGGSIKADYCVATLPPHVMAKIPHNLGAEVTAALRTPVPVAAGKIGLEYDRRWWETEDRIYGGVTETDLDITHIWYPSHGYHSGRGVLVGYYNTERDAELYGALSPEDRRRRALTQGKKIHGEKYRQGVLADVSIAWHRQPHIEGAWVRWPSFDSSFTLLQRPAGRVYFAGDWLTQLVAWQAGAMESARAAVTQLHQRAVRSG; encoded by the coding sequence GTGGAACGGGCGGCGCTGACGCGGCGAGGGCTGCTCATCGGAATCGGCGCGGCGGGCGGCGCGGGCGCCATGTACGCGGCCATGGGCGCCCTCGGCCTGGCCCCGTCGGAGCAGGACAAGGCGTTCACCCCGCCACGGCAGGGTGACTTCACGCTGAGCGGCAGGGGCACGGCCAAGGTCGTGATCCTGGGGGCCGGGGTGGCGGGGCTGACGGCGGCGTACGAGCTGGGCAAGGCCGGCTACGACTGCACCGTCCTGGAGGCCAGGGAGAAGGCGGGCGGCCGGAACCTCACGCTGCGCGGCGGCGACCGCCTGCCGGAGCTGAACGGCCCGGCGCAGCAGGCCGCGTTCGGCGAGGGCCAGTACTTCAACGCCGGCCCCGGCCGCATCGCGCCCTGGATGCTGACCCTCGACTACTGCCGCGAGCTGGGCGTCCCCGTCGAGGTGTTCGTCAACCACAACGCCTCGGCCTACGTCCACACCGGCGGGCGGACCGTGCGGGTCCGCGCCGCCCGCGCCGACCTGTACGGCTACGTCGCCGAGCTGCTGGCCAAGGCGACCGACCGCGGCGCCCTCGACCGGACCGTCTCCGCGCAGGACCGGGAGCGGTTGCTCGACTTCCTGCGGCGCTTCGGCGACCTCGGCCCGAAGCTGGACTACGTCGGCTCCGCGCGCCGCGGTTTCGCGACCAACCCGGGGATCGCGCCGGGCACGCTCGACGCCCCCCTCTCCCTCACCGACGTGCTCGCCGCCGGCACCGGCCGGCTGGTGCTGAACGACTTCGGCCACGACATGGCCACCCCCATGTTCCAGCCGGTCGGCGGCATGGACGCGATCGTCGTCAAGCTCGTCGAGGCCGTCGGCGCCGACCGGGTCAGGACCGGGGCCAAGGTGACCGGGATCACGACGCTGGCCGACGGCGTCGAAATCGTCTGGGACGGCGGCTCGATCAAGGCCGACTACTGCGTCGCCACCCTCCCGCCGCACGTCATGGCCAAGATCCCGCACAACCTCGGCGCGGAGGTCACCGCCGCGCTGAGAACCCCGGTCCCGGTGGCCGCCGGCAAGATCGGCCTGGAGTACGACCGGCGCTGGTGGGAGACCGAGGACCGCATCTACGGCGGCGTCACCGAGACCGACCTCGACATCACCCACATCTGGTACCCCTCGCACGGCTACCACTCCGGGCGCGGCGTGCTCGTCGGCTACTACAACACCGAACGCGACGCCGAGCTGTACGGCGCGCTCTCCCCCGAGGACCGCCGGCGCCGCGCGCTCACCCAGGGCAAGAAGATCCACGGCGAGAAGTACCGCCAGGGCGTGCTGGCCGACGTCTCGATCGCCTGGCACCGCCAGCCGCACATCGAGGGGGCGTGGGTGCGCTGGCCCTCCTTTGATTCGTCCTTCACTCTTCTGCAACGCCCCGCCGGAAGGGTTTACTTCGCGGGCGACTGGCTCACCCAGCTGGTCGCCTGGCAGGCGGGGGCCATGGAGTCCGCCCGCGCCGCCGTCACCCAGCTGCACCAGCGCGCGGTGCGGTCGGGCTGA
- a CDS encoding M55 family metallopeptidase, whose translation MKVYLSVDMEGVTGLTDPEEMHADRRGYERGCELMTADANAAISGAFDAGAETVLVNDAHGSTKNLRIDLLDPRASLIRGPGKAQRMAQGLDGSFAAACFVGYHARAGVQNGVLNHTWMGKEIQNVELNGEPCGETRLVAACAGYHGVPVVLVTGDEAVGEEAREVLGDVETVAVKKGIDKFSAELLPPSVAQARIREAAARALGRIGDFTPYRVEAPYTLGVEWNSTAIAAAVALVPGVKQVGSRHTEFTTDDFSQIMALFGIFATIGGQVACGSGPYG comes from the coding sequence GTGAAGGTGTACCTGTCGGTGGACATGGAGGGCGTGACCGGGCTCACCGACCCGGAGGAGATGCACGCCGACCGGCGCGGCTACGAGCGCGGCTGCGAGCTGATGACCGCCGACGCCAACGCCGCGATCTCCGGCGCGTTCGACGCGGGCGCGGAGACCGTGCTGGTCAACGACGCCCACGGCTCCACCAAGAACCTCCGCATCGACCTGCTGGACCCGCGGGCCAGCCTGATCCGCGGGCCGGGCAAGGCGCAGCGGATGGCGCAGGGGCTCGACGGGTCGTTCGCGGCGGCGTGCTTCGTGGGCTACCACGCGCGGGCGGGCGTCCAGAACGGCGTGCTCAACCACACGTGGATGGGCAAGGAGATCCAGAACGTCGAGCTCAACGGCGAGCCGTGCGGCGAGACCCGGCTGGTGGCGGCCTGCGCCGGCTACCACGGGGTGCCCGTCGTGCTGGTCACCGGCGACGAGGCCGTCGGCGAGGAGGCCCGCGAGGTCCTCGGCGACGTCGAGACGGTGGCGGTCAAGAAGGGCATCGACAAGTTCTCGGCCGAGCTGCTGCCGCCGAGCGTCGCCCAGGCCCGCATCCGCGAGGCGGCGGCCCGCGCGCTGGGACGGATCGGTGATTTCACTCCGTATCGGGTGGAAGCGCCGTACACCTTGGGGGTGGAGTGGAACTCGACGGCCATCGCGGCCGCTGTGGCGCTGGTGCCTGGTGTGAAGCAGGTGGGCTCGCGGCACACCGAGTTCACCACGGATGACTTCTCCCAGATCATGGCTCTGTTCGGCATCTTCGCCACGATCGGCGGCCAGGTAGCGTGCGGCAGCGGCCCTTACGGATGA
- a CDS encoding DUF6395 domain-containing protein, which translates to MRVTWTGGDLSFRLDAEDEITGRASDEHPVKLATNSCTIGGVPGDAHPDLFAVAAWTVVAPWTRRRVLFDRAISAEVAAALHDGWGVEAGPVGAEPRRPGPVLGISYSGGADSVAAAAVFPESPFLHFRRVPHRRIPNRWPHYRSDVLAKLAARTGREVTTVTSDLEYTLAEPRPGYPEHHAVAAGALLHADRLGLGGLGFGYEMGSRWLGGGRYLHRYTPDNPMWSAHGKWGRLFAAAGVHLVLPVGGVSEATTMRLALSSDLREQVRWCLRGTDDPCRDCGKCLYKELIQAAVERRPLDTPVTAERSFAQKWLRKPPYGGQEMIEYGLARVPGIENTLFGPALDFFEATEESTSWLDHCYPPAVEEIPEAWRAQVAAFMTENVGMMTEDEARRVENWGN; encoded by the coding sequence GTGCGCGTGACCTGGACCGGCGGCGACCTGAGCTTCCGGCTCGACGCCGAGGACGAGATCACCGGCAGGGCCTCCGACGAGCACCCCGTCAAGCTCGCCACCAACTCGTGCACGATCGGCGGCGTTCCCGGCGACGCGCACCCCGACCTGTTCGCCGTCGCGGCCTGGACGGTCGTCGCCCCGTGGACGCGCAGGCGGGTGCTGTTCGACCGGGCGATCTCGGCCGAGGTCGCCGCGGCGCTGCACGACGGCTGGGGCGTCGAGGCCGGACCGGTCGGCGCCGAGCCGCGCAGGCCGGGGCCCGTGCTCGGGATCTCCTACAGCGGCGGCGCCGACTCCGTGGCCGCGGCCGCGGTCTTCCCCGAATCGCCCTTCCTGCACTTCCGCCGGGTGCCGCACCGGCGCATCCCCAACCGGTGGCCGCACTACCGCTCCGACGTGCTGGCCAAGCTCGCCGCGCGGACCGGGCGCGAGGTCACCACCGTCACCTCCGACCTGGAGTACACCCTCGCCGAGCCCCGCCCCGGCTACCCCGAGCACCACGCAGTGGCCGCCGGGGCGCTGCTCCACGCCGACCGGCTCGGCCTCGGCGGGCTCGGCTTCGGCTACGAGATGGGCTCGCGCTGGCTCGGCGGCGGCCGCTACCTGCACCGTTACACCCCCGACAACCCCATGTGGTCGGCGCACGGCAAGTGGGGCCGGCTGTTCGCCGCCGCCGGCGTGCACCTGGTGCTGCCGGTCGGCGGCGTCAGCGAGGCGACCACGATGCGCCTCGCCCTGAGCTCCGACCTGCGCGAGCAGGTCCGCTGGTGCCTGCGCGGCACCGACGACCCGTGCCGCGACTGCGGCAAGTGCCTGTACAAGGAGCTCATCCAGGCCGCCGTCGAGCGCCGCCCGCTGGACACGCCCGTCACCGCCGAGCGCTCCTTCGCCCAGAAGTGGCTGCGCAAGCCGCCCTACGGCGGCCAGGAGATGATCGAGTACGGCCTGGCCCGCGTCCCGGGCATCGAGAACACGCTCTTCGGGCCCGCGCTCGACTTCTTCGAGGCCACCGAGGAGTCCACGAGCTGGCTCGACCACTGCTACCCGCCGGCGGTCGAGGAGATCCCGGAGGCGTGGCGGGCGCAGGTGGCCGCGTTCATGACGGAGAACGTCGGCATGATGACCGAGGACGAGGCTCGGCGCGTGGAGAACTGGGGGAACTGA
- a CDS encoding enoyl-CoA hydratase/isomerase family protein, which translates to MGEFVSVEVADQIATIRLDRPKMNALNGQVQQEIAEAARIVDEDPQVQAVILYGGERVFAAGADIKEMADMSYADMSAHSSTLQACFTTVARIGKPVIAAITGYALGGGCELALCADFRVAGESAKLGQPEILLGIIPGAGGTQRLPRLVGPARAKDLIFTGRHVPAAEALEIGLVDRVVPDEQVYTAALEWAATFVGGPSIAVRAAKQAVDQGLEVDLATGLEIERLQFSGLFATDDAKIGMRAFAEKAKPRFTGR; encoded by the coding sequence ATGGGTGAGTTTGTGAGCGTCGAAGTGGCCGACCAGATCGCCACGATCCGTCTCGACCGTCCCAAGATGAACGCGCTCAACGGCCAGGTCCAACAGGAGATCGCCGAAGCGGCCCGCATCGTGGACGAGGACCCGCAGGTGCAGGCGGTCATCCTCTACGGCGGCGAGCGGGTCTTCGCGGCCGGAGCCGACATCAAGGAGATGGCCGACATGTCCTACGCGGACATGTCCGCTCACTCCAGCACGTTGCAGGCGTGCTTCACCACGGTGGCCCGCATCGGCAAGCCGGTCATCGCCGCCATCACCGGCTACGCGCTCGGCGGCGGCTGCGAGCTCGCCCTGTGCGCCGACTTCCGGGTGGCGGGCGAGTCGGCCAAGCTGGGCCAGCCGGAGATCCTGCTCGGCATCATCCCGGGCGCGGGCGGCACCCAGCGCCTGCCGCGCCTGGTCGGGCCGGCCCGCGCCAAGGACCTGATCTTCACCGGCCGGCACGTGCCGGCCGCCGAGGCGCTGGAGATCGGCCTGGTCGACCGGGTGGTGCCGGACGAGCAGGTCTACACGGCGGCGCTGGAGTGGGCCGCGACGTTCGTGGGCGGCCCCTCGATCGCGGTGCGCGCCGCCAAGCAGGCCGTCGACCAGGGCCTTGAGGTCGATCTGGCCACGGGGCTGGAGATCGAGCGGCTGCAGTTCTCGGGCCTGTTCGCGACCGACGACGCCAAGATCGGCATGCGCGCGTTCGCGGAGAAGGCCAAGCCCAGGTTCACCGGCCGGTAG
- a CDS encoding HesB/IscA family protein produces MLTVTDNAVDAIRDLLVGEDVPPQAGLRIAAKPDEAGTLELSLTSTPEAGDQVIEKGDVRVFVAEDTVAVLDNKSLDARPGSPGHPAFRLDRRS; encoded by the coding sequence GTGCTGACAGTTACCGACAACGCCGTGGACGCCATCCGCGACCTGCTGGTCGGCGAGGACGTGCCGCCCCAGGCGGGTCTGCGCATCGCCGCCAAACCGGACGAGGCGGGCACGCTGGAGCTGTCCCTGACGAGCACGCCGGAGGCCGGGGACCAGGTGATCGAGAAGGGGGACGTGCGGGTCTTCGTGGCCGAGGACACCGTGGCGGTCCTGGACAACAAGTCGCTCGACGCGCGGCCGGGGAGCCCGGGGCACCCCGCGTTCCGCCTGGACCGGCGGTCGTAG
- a CDS encoding CehA/McbA family metallohydrolase: protein MCHDPLLPEAVARAVADYRSLRDAHGVTWGEPPLSYVTQARATVFLDLRHRFWDPALRLLAARHPGLSAGELEDRLGEVDVDLVVRDALGDEVADNLPALRLTPSGAALEAAGRVLLDGVPFRTALLLDSRTDEPVEVVVDGVRHEVPPRGAEIVEVTGEVTVDGRPVDLSPLARRAGAAALRLRAGFPCRWSVTGANGQGWYPEGAPPKVDAHGRPYFHGDDLVVAVPAEPLTVTVTRGMEYTSAETEVTPAQGGETLVELTPERLYDAASRGWYGGDLHVHLNWMGEEPAAPDLAAAAQHGEDLHVLNLVAGNVAAERVYDAEALAHWAGRDLPWSDDRHLARWGVEYRNDLVGHATAFGLRAAPERRHSGFLGTADWPPNAVALEELRALGGVTGYGHPFHTPFGDDDPPGVVLSRGRNCSAREIVADAALGLVDCLDVLNHSSVAATAAVYRRLVGAGNRLAVTAGTDAVLSFCRRGTASSPPGWERVYAYVGGPLTAESYAEALLLGRTFATSGPWLELTVDGHGPGDTLDLTAGARVEITVSSVGPEVESLEIRTADGVLAQGPPGRLAASLVVGEPTYVVAVATGGPHPRAFHPSGAYAHTSPVYLDVAGEHVAREADVRWCLAWLERLTEILREHGTFETEEQLADHLHLYDRARAVYRGRLPA from the coding sequence ATGTGTCACGATCCGTTGTTACCGGAAGCCGTCGCCCGCGCCGTGGCCGACTACCGTTCGCTCCGCGACGCGCACGGCGTCACGTGGGGCGAGCCGCCCCTCTCCTACGTCACGCAGGCCCGCGCCACGGTCTTCCTCGACCTCAGGCACCGCTTCTGGGATCCGGCCCTGCGCCTGCTCGCCGCCCGCCACCCCGGGCTGTCCGCCGGGGAGCTGGAGGACCGCCTCGGCGAGGTGGACGTCGACCTCGTGGTGCGCGACGCGCTCGGCGACGAGGTCGCCGACAACCTGCCCGCGCTGCGCCTGACCCCGTCAGGGGCGGCACTGGAGGCGGCCGGGCGGGTGCTGCTCGACGGCGTGCCGTTCCGCACCGCGCTGCTGCTGGACTCGCGTACGGACGAGCCGGTCGAGGTCGTCGTGGACGGCGTCAGGCACGAGGTGCCGCCGCGCGGGGCCGAGATCGTCGAGGTGACGGGCGAGGTGACCGTCGACGGCCGGCCCGTGGACCTGTCGCCGCTGGCCCGGCGGGCCGGCGCGGCGGCGCTCCGGCTGCGGGCCGGGTTCCCGTGCCGGTGGAGCGTGACCGGCGCGAACGGCCAGGGCTGGTATCCCGAGGGCGCCCCGCCCAAGGTGGACGCGCACGGCAGGCCGTACTTCCACGGCGACGACCTGGTGGTGGCCGTGCCGGCCGAGCCGCTGACCGTGACCGTGACCAGGGGCATGGAGTACACCTCCGCCGAGACCGAGGTGACCCCCGCCCAGGGCGGCGAGACGCTGGTCGAGCTGACCCCCGAACGCCTCTACGACGCCGCGAGCCGCGGCTGGTACGGCGGCGACCTGCACGTCCACCTCAACTGGATGGGCGAGGAGCCGGCCGCGCCCGATCTGGCCGCCGCCGCGCAGCACGGCGAGGACCTGCACGTGCTCAACCTGGTCGCCGGCAACGTGGCGGCCGAGCGGGTCTACGACGCCGAGGCGCTGGCGCACTGGGCGGGCCGCGACCTGCCGTGGTCGGACGATCGCCACCTCGCCAGGTGGGGCGTCGAGTACCGCAACGACCTCGTCGGGCACGCGACCGCGTTCGGCCTGCGCGCCGCGCCGGAGCGGCGGCACTCGGGCTTCCTCGGCACCGCCGACTGGCCGCCGAACGCGGTCGCGCTGGAGGAGCTGCGGGCGCTCGGCGGCGTGACCGGCTACGGGCACCCGTTCCACACGCCCTTCGGCGACGACGACCCGCCCGGCGTGGTGCTGAGCCGCGGGCGGAACTGCTCGGCCAGGGAGATCGTCGCCGACGCCGCCCTCGGCCTGGTGGACTGCCTGGACGTGCTCAACCACTCCTCCGTCGCCGCCACCGCCGCCGTCTACCGGCGGCTGGTCGGCGCGGGCAACCGGCTCGCCGTCACCGCGGGCACCGACGCGGTGCTGTCGTTCTGCCGGCGCGGCACCGCGTCCTCGCCGCCGGGGTGGGAGCGGGTGTACGCGTACGTCGGCGGGCCGCTGACCGCCGAGTCGTACGCGGAGGCGCTCCTGCTGGGGCGCACGTTCGCGACCTCGGGGCCGTGGCTGGAGCTGACGGTGGACGGCCACGGGCCCGGCGACACCCTGGACCTGACGGCCGGGGCGCGGGTGGAGATCACCGTCAGCTCGGTGGGGCCCGAGGTCGAGTCGCTGGAGATCCGGACCGCGGACGGCGTGCTGGCGCAGGGGCCGCCGGGGCGGCTCGCCGCGTCGCTAGTGGTCGGCGAGCCGACGTATGTGGTGGCCGTGGCCACGGGCGGGCCGCACCCGCGCGCCTTCCACCCGTCCGGCGCGTACGCCCACACCAGCCCCGTCTACCTGGACGTGGCCGGCGAGCACGTGGCCAGGGAGGCGGACGTGCGCTGGTGCCTCGCCTGGCTGGAGCGGCTGACGGAGATCCTGCGCGAGCACGGCACCTTCGAGACCGAGGAGCAACTGGCCGACCACCTGCACCTGTACGACCGTGCCAGAGCGGTCTACCGAGGCCGGTTGCCCGCCTGA
- a CDS encoding PaaI family thioesterase, translating to MDDDTRSRRGPFWDVLAGRAAPPPAAETLGWELLHVDPEQGVIEVAFLAGERFTNPMGVVQGGFLAAMLDDTLGPALVATLPDGHFAPTLDLHVQFLRPARPGRLVGRGRVVRRGRQICFMSGELLGPDGEPVAVATATAQIQTVAAPPARQAREPARPAR from the coding sequence ATGGACGACGACACGCGATCGCGCCGGGGGCCGTTCTGGGACGTGCTCGCCGGGCGGGCGGCCCCGCCGCCGGCGGCCGAGACGCTCGGCTGGGAGCTCCTGCACGTCGATCCCGAGCAGGGCGTCATCGAGGTGGCCTTCCTGGCCGGCGAGCGGTTCACCAACCCGATGGGCGTCGTCCAGGGCGGGTTCCTGGCCGCGATGCTCGACGACACCCTCGGCCCTGCGCTGGTCGCGACGCTGCCCGACGGGCACTTCGCGCCGACGCTCGACCTGCACGTGCAGTTCCTGCGCCCCGCCCGGCCGGGCCGGCTCGTCGGGCGGGGGCGGGTGGTGCGGCGCGGCCGGCAGATCTGCTTCATGTCCGGCGAGCTGCTCGGCCCCGACGGCGAGCCCGTCGCCGTCGCCACGGCCACCGCCCAGATCCAGACGGTGGCCGCCCCGCCCGCCCGCCAGGCACGCGAACCGGCCCGTCCCGCCCGCTAG